A section of the Rummeliibacillus pycnus genome encodes:
- a CDS encoding LysM peptidoglycan-binding domain-containing protein, whose product MKLLVNSDSSGLNVEKRTKANKLLIAGLSAVITTTAIPTISLAAEKEDIGKKEMTNLEQEESNINPTTESPELQVGKQDSKTKENTLDAKKTTPTTKIDSKVENSVQSNASSSVTEKHEDIEQATINQPTLQPTSVYKENVEEKEVTVPQQNVKVLAKVATSAGTFSVSAFINGIAPFARNLAYQNGLYASVMIAQATLESAYGTSGLASAPNYNLFGMKGAYNGKYVLMPTLEDDGKGHYTQINAKFRKYPSYQESLQDYVNLIKNGLSWNSTFYKNVWVVNTRSYRDATAALAGTYATDTLYATKLNNLIETYNLTKYDAVNAENSTSSENSSVSDQSSTSSNSSPKTTYTVVSGDTLSKIAFKLNTTVSNLKALNHLTSDLIYVGQKILFKKEIVLTSNSTNKNTETTSTTKTYQVVKGDSLSKIAQKYKTTVTNLKKWNNLKSDLIYVGQKLKISKPTTTQTAKNTNTSYSGSKTTTIKTYQVVKGDSLSKIAKKYKTTVTNLKKWNSLKSDLIYVGQIIKVSKPTITKKTTTTTSSSTKSKIKDARISNSTITYKVQSGDSLSVIAKVYNVSIADLKKWNGLKSDKIYVDQKIKIQKMRNTVISLNSITKSTGTKKYSVQSGDSLSVIGKVYGVSVASLKKWNNLKSDLIYVGQKLIVKK is encoded by the coding sequence ATGAAACTATTAGTAAATAGTGATTCTAGTGGTTTGAATGTAGAAAAGAGAACTAAAGCCAATAAACTATTAATCGCAGGTTTATCAGCTGTAATTACAACTACTGCTATTCCTACTATTTCCTTAGCGGCTGAAAAGGAAGATATTGGTAAAAAAGAGATGACAAATCTTGAACAGGAAGAATCAAATATTAATCCCACTACAGAATCTCCAGAATTACAAGTTGGAAAGCAAGATTCTAAAACTAAAGAGAATACATTGGATGCAAAGAAAACAACACCCACTACTAAAATTGATTCAAAAGTAGAAAATTCAGTTCAATCCAATGCTTCTTCGAGTGTAACCGAAAAACATGAAGATATAGAACAAGCAACTATTAATCAACCTACTCTTCAACCAACATCCGTATATAAGGAAAATGTTGAAGAAAAGGAGGTTACTGTACCTCAGCAAAATGTTAAGGTCTTAGCCAAAGTTGCTACTAGTGCAGGGACTTTTTCTGTTAGTGCTTTTATCAATGGAATAGCCCCGTTTGCTCGTAATCTAGCCTATCAAAATGGATTGTATGCATCAGTAATGATTGCACAAGCTACTCTGGAAAGTGCTTATGGGACAAGTGGCTTAGCATCAGCACCCAATTATAATCTGTTTGGTATGAAGGGGGCATATAACGGCAAATATGTTTTGATGCCTACTTTAGAAGACGATGGTAAAGGGCATTACACACAAATAAATGCTAAGTTTAGAAAGTATCCATCCTATCAAGAATCATTACAGGATTATGTAAACCTTATAAAAAATGGTCTTTCTTGGAACTCCACTTTTTACAAAAATGTTTGGGTTGTTAATACAAGATCTTATCGAGATGCAACGGCTGCATTAGCAGGTACATATGCTACGGATACTCTTTATGCAACAAAGTTAAATAATTTAATCGAAACCTATAATTTAACAAAATACGATGCGGTTAATGCTGAAAATAGTACATCAAGTGAAAATTCGTCAGTTTCAGATCAATCATCAACAAGCTCGAATAGTTCCCCTAAAACTACTTATACAGTTGTTTCTGGAGATACATTATCTAAAATTGCCTTTAAATTGAATACTACTGTATCAAATTTAAAGGCATTGAACCATTTAACATCTGATCTAATATACGTTGGGCAAAAGATACTATTTAAAAAAGAGATTGTGTTAACATCTAATAGCACAAATAAAAACACTGAAACTACTAGTACAACTAAAACGTATCAAGTAGTAAAAGGGGACTCCTTGTCTAAAATCGCCCAAAAGTACAAAACAACCGTAACGAATTTGAAAAAGTGGAATAACTTAAAATCAGATTTGATCTATGTAGGCCAAAAATTAAAAATAAGTAAGCCTACAACAACGCAAACGGCAAAAAACACCAATACATCATACAGTGGAAGTAAAACGACAACGATAAAAACATACCAAGTAGTAAAAGGCGATTCATTATCTAAAATTGCCAAAAAGTATAAAACAACCGTAACGAATTTGAAGAAGTGGAATAGTTTAAAATCAGATTTGATCTATGTAGGTCAAATAATAAAAGTAAGTAAGCCTACAATCACCAAAAAAACTACCACAACCACAAGTTCATCAACCAAAAGTAAAATAAAGGATGCTAGGATCTCCAATTCTACAATAACTTACAAGGTTCAAAGTGGGGACTCATTGTCTGTTATTGCGAAAGTGTACAATGTTTCGATAGCAGACTTAAAAAAATGGAATGGTTTAAAATCAGATAAAATTTATGTTGATCAAAAAATAAAAATTCAAAAAATGAGAAATACGGTAATTTCTTTAAATAGTATAACTAAATCAACAGGAACTAAGAAATATTCCGTTCAAAGTGGTGATTCGTTATCGGTTATAGGAAAAGTTTACGGTGTCTCAGTAGCAAGTTTAAAGAAATGGAATAACTTAAAATCAGATTTAATCTATGTAGGTCAAAAACTAATTGTAAAAAAATAA
- a CDS encoding YhgE/Pip domain-containing protein, which produces MSNIWRIYLNDLKSIRTNWVSAIIISGLIILPSLYAWLNIAASWNPYGHTNQIPVGIVNEDTGATVQGKTFNAGNELISQLQNNHDMDWQFTNRQKAIEQLNNGDYFSVIIIPNNFSHDLASVVNYNPHKAQLEYYVNEKINSIAPKITSKGASVLVESMSSQFIGTVNEIIFDMFNRIGIEMKRDLPDIEKFRDVVFALENDLPTIYKKLETAQQNINDASQIIYFAKKEIPKTKSLTSQGLTTVNDTLSFINQAETQLNTISPQVKKDMQTVQEIATNANKFLTQLNQENISFTEIKAVKKNLDTQVSDAIDKVSSLNQLLLSLKQYNLENNIATNTNTLDQALSQTEETRNLLNDAQTTARKIDANFRNKEQEIINTMNQLQQIASRTSTGLDRFMQEYTTTIEPTIYEQVNRAKQTLLSAKGVLTDLQGTLPKVENLLNNTDGFISDTQKGLRTFIGEYPYIYDRVHRLANKIRIFEKETNLNNIIQLLINNPLAEKSFFEEPIKMNEHRVFPIENYGTGMTPFYSVLAIWVGCLLLISLLSVDTKQEDHFEIREVYFGKLLTFWTIGIIQTIIIVLGDIFILKVSAYDPIWFIVFGLFISLVFMSIVYTLVSVFGDVGKALAIILLVLQLAGSGGTYPVVLLPKFFQFINPFLPFTYAISLAREAIGGIIWSKVTHDLIFLFLVLIVVLLFGSIFKKQLRKLTQKMLRKSRESGLFH; this is translated from the coding sequence ATGAGTAACATTTGGAGAATTTATCTAAACGATTTAAAAAGTATCCGAACAAATTGGGTATCAGCTATCATAATATCTGGTCTTATCATATTGCCATCCCTTTACGCATGGTTGAATATTGCTGCTTCCTGGAATCCCTATGGACATACAAATCAAATTCCAGTTGGAATTGTCAACGAAGATACTGGAGCAACCGTACAAGGAAAGACGTTTAATGCAGGTAACGAACTAATTAGCCAATTACAAAATAATCATGACATGGATTGGCAATTTACCAATCGTCAAAAAGCAATCGAACAGTTAAATAATGGTGACTATTTTTCTGTCATCATTATCCCTAATAATTTCTCGCATGATTTAGCTTCTGTAGTAAATTATAATCCTCATAAAGCCCAACTTGAGTATTATGTAAATGAAAAGATTAATTCAATCGCACCTAAAATTACTAGCAAGGGTGCTAGTGTACTTGTTGAATCAATGAGTAGCCAATTTATCGGGACAGTTAATGAAATCATTTTTGATATGTTTAATCGCATTGGTATCGAAATGAAGAGGGATTTACCCGATATTGAAAAATTCAGGGATGTTGTTTTTGCACTTGAAAATGATTTGCCAACGATATATAAAAAATTAGAAACTGCTCAGCAGAATATAAATGATGCTAGTCAAATTATTTATTTTGCAAAAAAGGAAATTCCTAAAACTAAGTCTTTAACCTCACAAGGACTAACTACTGTCAATGATACACTTAGTTTCATCAATCAAGCCGAGACGCAACTAAACACAATTAGTCCTCAAGTCAAAAAAGATATGCAAACCGTACAGGAAATTGCAACAAATGCTAACAAATTTCTAACCCAGTTAAATCAGGAAAATATTAGTTTTACAGAAATTAAAGCTGTGAAAAAAAACTTGGATACACAAGTTTCAGATGCAATTGATAAAGTCTCTTCACTCAACCAGCTACTACTTTCACTTAAACAATACAATCTAGAAAATAATATTGCTACAAATACAAATACTTTAGATCAAGCATTATCTCAAACAGAAGAAACTAGAAATTTATTAAACGACGCACAAACAACTGCACGTAAAATAGATGCAAATTTTAGAAATAAAGAACAAGAAATTATCAATACGATGAATCAATTACAACAAATCGCTTCACGTACATCTACTGGATTAGATCGTTTTATGCAAGAATATACGACAACTATAGAACCGACAATCTATGAACAAGTCAATCGCGCAAAACAAACATTACTTAGTGCAAAAGGAGTTCTTACAGACTTACAGGGAACATTACCTAAGGTAGAAAACCTCCTCAATAATACAGATGGATTTATTAGTGATACACAAAAAGGCTTAAGAACTTTTATTGGTGAATATCCATATATTTATGACAGAGTACACAGATTAGCTAATAAAATTCGTATTTTCGAAAAAGAGACAAATTTAAATAATATTATTCAATTATTAATCAATAATCCGCTTGCTGAAAAATCATTCTTTGAAGAACCCATTAAGATGAATGAACATCGCGTTTTCCCCATAGAGAACTATGGTACTGGTATGACACCATTTTATTCAGTATTAGCTATATGGGTTGGCTGTCTTTTGTTAATTTCACTTTTATCTGTTGATACAAAGCAAGAAGATCATTTTGAGATTCGGGAAGTATATTTTGGAAAACTGCTTACTTTTTGGACTATAGGGATTATACAAACGATTATTATTGTTTTAGGTGATATTTTTATTTTAAAAGTATCTGCATATGATCCGATTTGGTTTATTGTATTTGGTTTATTTATAAGCCTTGTCTTTATGTCAATTGTCTATACACTTGTTTCAGTATTTGGAGATGTAGGAAAGGCCTTAGCAATTATTTTGCTTGTTCTACAACTTGCTGGGTCAGGTGGAACATACCCAGTAGTTCTTTTACCTAAGTTTTTTCAATTCATAAATCCATTTCTTCCATTTACTTATGCTATTTCATTAGCCAGAGAAGCTATTGGGGGTATTATTTGGTCAAAGGTTACACATGATTTAATTTTTTTATTTTTAGTATTGATTGTCGTCTTATTATTCGGAAGTATTTTCAAAAAACAATTACGCAAATTAACACAAAAAATGTTACGAAAATCAAGAGAATCTGGCCTTTTTCATTAG
- a CDS encoding two-component system sensor histidine kinase NtrB, producing the protein MTFYDNAKSCMMVLITFFRGVFMQHSTVLQKRNQFVLFILTATILIYTLVTLLGLLNNEMPLLIIAIFYCLFIYILSWLKVDGRLICILLTAGLNGVALAINLQSNYTHHLIYLILLLFILALYQSFWLNFSMMLVTMLEFYLLLKYHFDQFSHYYNRSDITIFFLVICFFAVIGIIQSIYMNYSWRKVEQEANNKEQALLSKEGYLKLFFENAKDSIAVFDLNNNVIAVNPAFVKLYGWSKEECIGKPIPLVPPENMDQANDRIRRLLEGESFDLLETKDMKKDGTFFDAEITLSPIMDSLGNIIATSVITRDISYKKEAEQIRIQSEKLKMAGEIAAGVAHEIKNPLTVISGFVQMMKDNYNSPYSYYTNLIDSEIDRINLIISEFLVLSKPNSINPIDFKIDQVICDILTLYKPELKARNISLSEKWNAKDIIITGDANQIKQVFINLIKNAVEAIEKDGNITLTVGKTSEHFCSIKIEDTGLGMKKEVIDHIFEPFYTTKSDGTGLGMMITEKIIQEHCGHIEIDSTYGEGTEITIFLPLSVK; encoded by the coding sequence ATGACATTTTACGACAACGCTAAATCATGTATGATGGTATTAATAACATTCTTTCGAGGTGTCTTTATGCAGCACTCAACTGTTTTACAAAAAAGGAATCAATTCGTATTATTTATCCTAACAGCAACAATTTTGATCTATACACTGGTTACCTTACTAGGATTACTTAATAATGAAATGCCTTTACTTATTATAGCTATTTTTTATTGTCTATTTATCTATATCCTATCATGGTTAAAAGTAGACGGGCGACTAATATGTATCCTTCTAACCGCTGGTTTAAATGGTGTTGCGCTAGCGATTAACTTACAATCTAATTATACTCACCATCTTATATATCTTATTCTACTACTTTTTATTCTAGCTTTATATCAATCATTTTGGTTAAATTTTTCAATGATGTTGGTTACGATGTTGGAGTTTTATTTATTATTAAAATACCATTTTGACCAATTTTCACATTATTATAATCGATCCGACATCACTATTTTCTTTCTTGTTATTTGTTTTTTTGCAGTGATTGGTATTATCCAAAGTATTTATATGAATTACAGTTGGAGAAAAGTGGAGCAAGAAGCGAATAATAAAGAACAAGCGTTATTATCGAAAGAAGGTTATCTTAAATTATTCTTTGAAAATGCCAAGGATAGTATAGCTGTATTCGATTTAAATAATAATGTTATTGCGGTCAATCCTGCATTCGTAAAACTTTATGGTTGGTCTAAAGAAGAATGTATTGGCAAACCAATTCCTTTGGTACCTCCTGAAAATATGGATCAAGCTAATGACCGAATTCGTAGGCTACTAGAAGGCGAAAGTTTTGACCTTCTCGAAACAAAAGATATGAAAAAAGATGGCACATTTTTTGATGCAGAAATTACACTTTCTCCAATTATGGACTCACTAGGAAATATTATTGCAACATCTGTCATTACCCGTGATATTTCATATAAAAAAGAAGCTGAACAAATTCGAATCCAATCAGAGAAATTAAAAATGGCTGGCGAAATTGCAGCTGGAGTTGCACATGAAATAAAAAATCCTTTAACTGTGATCTCAGGATTTGTACAAATGATGAAAGATAATTACAATTCACCATATAGTTATTATACAAATTTAATCGATTCTGAGATTGATCGAATTAATCTTATCATTAGTGAATTTCTAGTATTATCTAAACCAAATTCTATTAACCCAATAGATTTTAAGATTGATCAAGTCATATGTGATATTTTGACATTATATAAACCTGAACTAAAAGCTAGAAACATTTCTCTATCAGAAAAATGGAATGCCAAAGATATTATCATTACTGGGGATGCCAATCAAATTAAACAAGTTTTTATCAATCTTATCAAAAATGCAGTAGAAGCTATTGAAAAAGACGGTAATATTACGCTTACCGTCGGAAAAACTTCTGAACATTTTTGTTCTATCAAAATTGAAGATACTGGCCTTGGAATGAAAAAGGAAGTAATTGATCATATTTTTGAACCATTCTACACGACTAAATCTGATGGAACAGGATTAGGAATGATGATTACTGAGAAAATTATTCAAGAGCACTGTGGCCATATTGAAATTGATAGTACGTATGGCGAAGGCACAGAAATTACAATTTTTCTCCCATTATCCGTTAAATAA
- a CDS encoding inorganic phosphate transporter: MDSIIVLTVLVVIFALTFDFINGFHDTANAIATSVSTRALPPKAAVILAATMNFIGAITFTGVAKAITKDIVDPFALSNGSVVILAGLIAAIIWNLITWYYGIPSSSSHAIIGAIAGSAIAAAGFGILNYSGFIKILEALLLSPFIAIVAGFLMMSLFKVLFRKANLYKTNKGIRLLQICTAAIQSFTHGTNDAQKAMGIMTMALIAAGWQTGDDIQSWVRIAAATAMGLGTSIGGYKIIKTVGGKIMKLRPINGAAADLASASVIFGATLIHLPVSTTHVISSAIMGVGSAQRVKGVKWGVARKIVLTWIITMPTAAVLAAICYFFLNMIF; the protein is encoded by the coding sequence ATGGATTCAATAATTGTACTGACCGTTTTAGTCGTAATTTTCGCTTTGACTTTTGACTTTATCAATGGTTTTCACGATACAGCTAATGCTATTGCAACTTCCGTTTCAACAAGAGCACTTCCACCAAAAGCTGCTGTTATTCTAGCAGCAACGATGAACTTTATAGGAGCAATTACTTTTACCGGTGTAGCAAAAGCTATTACAAAAGATATTGTCGATCCATTTGCTTTATCCAATGGCTCTGTTGTCATTTTAGCGGGATTAATAGCAGCAATTATCTGGAATTTAATCACTTGGTATTACGGTATTCCATCTAGTTCTTCACATGCGATCATTGGAGCTATCGCAGGTTCAGCTATTGCAGCTGCAGGATTCGGAATATTAAATTATAGTGGATTTATTAAAATTCTAGAAGCTCTATTATTATCACCATTCATCGCAATTGTAGCAGGTTTCCTGATGATGTCTTTATTTAAAGTGCTATTTAGAAAAGCGAATCTCTATAAAACGAATAAAGGAATTCGCTTACTACAAATTTGTACCGCAGCAATCCAATCCTTTACTCATGGTACGAATGATGCGCAAAAGGCTATGGGAATTATGACAATGGCTCTCATAGCAGCTGGATGGCAAACAGGGGATGATATTCAAAGTTGGGTTCGAATCGCAGCAGCTACTGCAATGGGGCTAGGTACTTCAATTGGTGGTTATAAAATCATCAAAACAGTTGGTGGTAAAATTATGAAATTACGACCTATAAATGGCGCAGCAGCAGATTTAGCTTCAGCATCTGTCATTTTTGGAGCAACTTTAATTCATTTACCTGTAAGTACTACACATGTTATTTCTTCTGCTATTATGGGGGTAGGTTCTGCGCAACGAGTAAAAGGTGTTAAATGGGGCGTGGCACGTAAAATTGTCTTGACTTGGATTATTACCATGCCAACAGCAGCAGTTTTAGCTGCAATTTGTTACTTCTTTTTAAATATGATTTTCTAA
- a CDS encoding M42 family metallopeptidase: MKDHFNEKETVELLGKLANIASPSGYTMDITKFISGLLEEIGVQFKQTNKGALIVTISGKNNKRHRLLTAHVDTLGAIVKEIKPNGRLRLSMIGGFNWNAVEGEYCIIHTASGKKVRGTILMHETSVHVYKGAGELPRNDEHIEVRVDEKVFNADDTRAIGIEVGDFVSFDPRFEVTETGFVKSRHLDDKASTALLLQLLKTITTEKIELPYTTHFYISNNEEIGYGGNASIPTEVVEYIAVDMGAIGDGQASDEYTVSICAKDSSGPYHYELTHQLVSLAKASDIDYRLDIYPYYGSDASAAIRAGYDVRHALFGAGIESSHAYERTHVDSLRNTAALLLAYVTSSMIDEK; the protein is encoded by the coding sequence ATGAAAGATCATTTCAATGAAAAAGAAACAGTTGAATTACTAGGGAAATTAGCAAATATAGCGAGTCCTTCAGGTTATACAATGGATATTACGAAATTTATCTCAGGATTATTAGAAGAAATAGGTGTACAATTTAAACAAACCAACAAAGGTGCATTAATCGTAACAATCTCAGGAAAAAACAATAAACGACATCGTTTACTCACAGCACATGTGGATACTCTTGGAGCAATTGTTAAAGAGATTAAACCTAATGGTCGATTAAGATTATCAATGATTGGTGGTTTTAACTGGAATGCAGTAGAAGGAGAATATTGTATCATTCATACTGCTTCGGGCAAGAAAGTTCGAGGAACAATTTTAATGCATGAAACTTCTGTACATGTGTATAAAGGAGCAGGAGAGTTACCCCGTAATGATGAACATATTGAAGTGCGTGTAGATGAAAAAGTCTTCAATGCTGATGATACTCGAGCAATTGGTATTGAAGTAGGTGATTTCGTTTCATTTGATCCACGATTTGAAGTAACAGAAACGGGATTTGTAAAATCTCGACATCTTGATGACAAAGCAAGTACCGCTTTATTGCTTCAACTGCTAAAAACGATAACAACTGAAAAAATTGAATTGCCATATACTACACATTTTTATATCTCAAATAATGAGGAAATTGGTTATGGTGGTAATGCAAGTATTCCTACGGAAGTAGTGGAATATATCGCTGTTGACATGGGAGCAATTGGGGATGGACAGGCTTCAGATGAATATACGGTTTCGATTTGTGCAAAAGATTCAAGTGGTCCGTATCACTATGAATTAACGCATCAATTAGTATCACTCGCAAAAGCTAGTGATATAGATTATAGATTAGATATCTACCCATATTATGGCTCCGACGCATCAGCAGCTATTCGAGCAGGATATGATGTTCGTCATGCTTTATTTGGTGCTGGAATTGAGTCTTCTCATGCTTATGAAAGAACTCATGTCGATTCACTACGCAATACAGCTGCATTACTGCTTGCGTATGTTACATCATCTATGATTGATGAAAAATAG
- a CDS encoding UDP-N-acetylmuramoyl-L-alanyl-D-glutamate--2,6-diaminopimelate ligase, which translates to MQATQLLQCLPIKKIIGTLPENIKDIAIDSRSVQPKSIFVCIKGYTVDGHDYAQKAVDNGAIIVVTERQLDLEDHIAQVIVKDTNRALGLLAAKFFDYPSKDITMFGVTGTNGKTSVATMIENILLGLGVRSAMKGTIGFNLNGILYASGNTTSDALSTQQMIFRARAEGCRGMVMEVSSHGLVLGRVAGVDFDVAIFTNLTHDHLDFHGTMENYGNAKGLLFSQLGQDLEKDKHAVLNADDPWSEKYAGLTPFPIWTYGLKNEDAMFRGINCQYHDHMTYFDMVTPDGTFPVQLHLLGEFNVYNALAATAALYCKGYPIKDIIEQLEAMGPVKGRMQQVSTKDLPINIFVDYAHTPDAIEKAITAAMPYKKNKMIFLIGTGGNRDKSKRPDMAKEASRADYVILTTDDPRYEEYESIMNDLEKGMQHDRYKCIGDRAEAVRYAVEIAEPGDMIIFAGKGHEDYQIIGNTKYPHSDGDIALEAAKRKFDMTNK; encoded by the coding sequence ATGCAAGCAACACAATTACTACAATGTTTACCTATAAAAAAAATTATCGGTACATTACCTGAAAATATTAAAGACATTGCGATTGATTCACGCAGTGTCCAACCTAAAAGTATCTTTGTCTGCATTAAAGGTTATACAGTTGATGGACATGACTATGCACAAAAGGCTGTTGATAACGGTGCAATTATTGTTGTAACAGAACGTCAATTAGATTTAGAAGATCATATTGCTCAAGTAATTGTAAAAGATACAAACAGAGCACTTGGTCTACTGGCAGCTAAATTTTTTGATTACCCATCAAAAGATATTACGATGTTTGGTGTAACTGGAACAAATGGAAAAACAAGTGTAGCCACAATGATCGAAAATATCTTACTTGGATTAGGAGTTCGTTCAGCGATGAAGGGTACCATTGGTTTTAACTTAAATGGTATTTTATACGCTTCTGGGAACACAACAAGTGATGCATTATCAACCCAACAAATGATTTTCCGTGCAAGAGCGGAAGGTTGCCGTGGAATGGTGATGGAAGTGTCTTCTCATGGTCTTGTACTGGGAAGAGTAGCAGGAGTCGATTTTGATGTTGCAATCTTTACGAATCTAACCCATGATCATTTAGATTTTCATGGAACGATGGAGAATTATGGGAATGCAAAAGGTTTGCTGTTCTCTCAACTAGGACAAGATCTTGAAAAAGATAAACATGCTGTATTAAATGCTGATGATCCTTGGTCAGAAAAATATGCAGGTCTAACACCTTTCCCAATATGGACATATGGTTTAAAAAATGAAGATGCAATGTTTAGAGGAATTAATTGTCAGTATCATGACCATATGACCTATTTTGATATGGTAACACCAGATGGTACATTCCCAGTACAATTACACTTACTAGGCGAATTTAATGTTTATAATGCGTTAGCTGCAACTGCTGCACTTTACTGTAAAGGATATCCTATAAAAGATATTATCGAACAATTAGAAGCAATGGGTCCTGTAAAAGGACGCATGCAACAAGTTTCGACGAAAGATCTTCCAATTAATATTTTTGTCGATTATGCACATACACCTGATGCAATTGAAAAGGCTATTACGGCTGCCATGCCATATAAGAAAAACAAAATGATCTTCTTAATTGGAACAGGTGGTAATCGTGACAAATCAAAACGCCCGGATATGGCGAAAGAAGCTTCGCGTGCTGATTATGTTATTTTAACAACCGATGATCCCCGTTATGAAGAGTATGAAAGTATTATGAATGACTTAGAAAAAGGGATGCAACATGACCGTTATAAATGTATTGGGGATCGTGCAGAAGCAGTACGCTATGCAGTGGAAATTGCTGAACCTGGTGATATGATCATTTTTGCTGGTAAAGGTCATGAAGATTATCAAATTATAGGTAATACTAAATACCCGCATAGTGATGGTGATATTGCATTAGAAGCAGCTAAGAGAAAGTTCGATATGACTAATAAGTAA
- a CDS encoding aldehyde dehydrogenase, whose amino-acid sequence MANFTAQDVEFMIAEQRNYFFSGATKKIEFRKEQLRKLKGSISHYEKEIMQALYEDLHKNEFEAYSTEVGLVLESISHIQKYLEDWMHPVAVPTPLHLQPAKSFVVREPYGVTLIIGPYNYPFQLVMEPLIGAIIGGNTAIVKPSESAPHTAEILKKIIRETFEERYIRVVEGEVEETTALIHASFDYIFFTGSVAVGKIVAKACAERLTPYTLELGGKSPAIVDQTANIEVAVKRLAWGKFTNAGQTCVAPDYVLVHESVKVSFIRHLKKTLQKFYGKNAQESADFGRIINTKQFDRLTDLLDKEQDHILFGGQTDRADLYIEPTILQDITWSSPIMEDEIFGPIMPILVYDDLRQVIHQIRQKPKPLAAYFFSETEKAIHFFLDELPFGGGCINDTITHVANIHLPFGGVGTSGVHNYHGKASFECFTHPKSILKKSTKLANNLLFPPYKQKVKLVKTILR is encoded by the coding sequence ATGGCGAATTTTACTGCACAAGATGTAGAGTTTATGATAGCTGAGCAGCGTAATTATTTTTTTTCAGGCGCTACCAAGAAGATTGAATTTCGAAAAGAACAGTTAAGAAAACTGAAGGGTTCTATCAGTCATTATGAAAAGGAAATTATGCAGGCTTTGTATGAAGATCTGCATAAGAATGAGTTTGAAGCCTATTCTACAGAAGTAGGATTGGTTTTAGAAAGCATTAGCCATATACAAAAATATTTAGAGGATTGGATGCATCCAGTTGCAGTTCCCACACCACTTCATTTACAACCTGCTAAGAGCTTTGTTGTAAGGGAACCTTATGGTGTAACATTAATAATTGGACCTTATAATTATCCATTTCAACTTGTGATGGAGCCATTAATTGGGGCTATTATTGGTGGGAATACTGCAATTGTCAAGCCTTCTGAATCAGCACCTCATACAGCAGAAATACTAAAGAAAATTATTCGAGAAACATTTGAGGAAAGATATATTCGCGTTGTAGAAGGTGAAGTTGAAGAAACTACAGCACTTATTCATGCTTCATTTGACTATATTTTCTTTACTGGGAGTGTAGCTGTAGGGAAAATTGTGGCAAAAGCCTGTGCTGAACGATTAACACCTTATACATTGGAACTTGGCGGAAAAAGCCCTGCAATTGTTGATCAAACTGCAAATATAGAAGTAGCTGTAAAACGACTTGCTTGGGGCAAATTTACAAATGCTGGTCAAACATGCGTAGCACCTGATTATGTGCTTGTCCATGAGTCTGTAAAAGTGTCGTTTATCAGACATTTAAAGAAGACGTTGCAAAAATTCTATGGCAAAAATGCACAAGAAAGCGCTGATTTTGGCCGAATCATAAATACCAAACAGTTTGATCGCTTAACAGATTTGTTAGACAAAGAGCAAGATCATATACTATTTGGTGGTCAAACAGATCGTGCTGACTTATATATTGAACCAACTATTTTACAAGATATTACTTGGAGTAGTCCCATTATGGAAGACGAAATTTTCGGTCCAATTATGCCAATACTAGTTTATGATGATTTACGCCAAGTCATTCATCAAATTCGACAAAAACCAAAACCACTTGCTGCATATTTTTTCTCTGAAACAGAAAAAGCAATCCATTTTTTCTTAGATGAGTTACCATTTGGTGGAGGATGTATAAATGATACCATTACTCATGTTGCAAACATCCATCTCCCATTCGGAGGTGTAGGTACTTCAGGAGTACATAATTACCATGGAAAAGCAAGCTTTGAATGTTTTACTCATCCAAAATCAATATTAAAAAAATCCACGAAATTAGCTAATAACTTACTATTTCCACCATATAAACAAAAAGTGAAATTAGTAAAAACAATTCTACGATAA